Genomic segment of Carassius carassius chromosome 19, fCarCar2.1, whole genome shotgun sequence:
AATGACCCTTATGAGCCAGTCCTTTTaatgaattcattcaaaattcaatTATGAATCCTTCACCATATCAGGGACTTCAGTTCATCACTTCAGTTGGAAAAGGTTTTAGTTGTATTTAGAAGGTTCCTTGTGaaattttcaagttttttttttaactgaaaacttGTGAATTCTGTAATCTCTGGATTTATAactaacaaatattttttatattaaattatatgttGTTGTCATATGTGACAGCAATACCACACTGAGAATTGTGTGAACAGCTCTGATTTTGTGTGATAACATTCATCAAATGTCTTACCTGTGTGAGTACGTAAATGGGCCTTCAAATGTGAGGACTTGGTGTAGACCTTCTTACATCCTGATGCATAGGAATACAACAAATGTTAATACATACCATAACTTATAAGctcatatacattatataaacattattggGATAGTTTGCCAAAAGCTTAATATTCTGgcttggaacaacacaagggtgaggAAATTTCCATTCAGGGGTGAACTACCCTTTGAACTAACATGCTGGCCAGCTCTGACTTGTCCAGCAGCCTCATATACAATGTCAAATGGTTTCACCATTGTGTCCTAAGCCTCTTAGTCAGTCTAAGTCCAACCCAGAGACCGGTAATTGCCTGAGGTTTAGTCATGTCAGTCCGCAATATCTATTCAACAACATTAAATCATCTGAATAGTGACTTAAGCCTGCCCTGCGTCATATGGACTATGTGGAAAAAGCGGTTTACTTTTAAGGCCTTGAATGTTATTTTCCAAATAAAGTGCATACTATAGTCAGAAACTAAAGTGTCTAGATGCTAAATTCAATCTCACCTTGTACATCACAGTGATGTATTCTCCTTTTGTCTAGATCGGGATTGTTTCTGCGGTTGTATTGGGCAGGTGCTGCTTGTGTTTGGCCAGAAAGTGCTGGTCCAGGGGTAAGACCTGCCATTTTAGACGCCATACTGGCAGCATATGATGGAGGTGGAGATAAGTTCTGTATGAGTTCTTTCCTCCTGTCTGGGCTGCCCGGTTCTGAGTTTGGAGGGGAGGGTGGTAGATAGGCTGCCCTCTTCTGAAGGTACTGACCAAACTGGGTAGGTAGTGAATATCCACTGTTGCTCATATTACAATGCGGTCGTTCTGCAATCTGGCCGGGATGTGTGTGAATGCCGTTATATGTTGGCATCGGAGGGCATGTGGCATTGTGGGAATCTGTGCAAGGGTGGCCACCATTGGGCTCGAGCTCCGAATTCAACAGCTGAAAAAGTGGAACATCTGGGAATTCGTGGGACGGCGTCTCATGCTTGACGTAAACATTGCTACCCATTTCCGTAGCTGGGCTGTAGAGGTTTGTGTACTCTGGATGCGTAATGGCGGGTGCAACCGAGCTGTGGCAACTGGAGTAGTTGAAAGACGAATGCATAGGTTCTGTCTTTATCTGTGGCGCCGAAGACCTCACGGGTCTACACATGCCGGTCCGTAGGTAGGTGACGTCCGGtaaaaaaacattcatgtttATGCTGTATGGCGTGCCTTGGTCCATCGTGAGGGAACTGTCTTGACAAAACTTCTTATGGTCTGACAACGTGTGAAACTGAGGCGGCACCCATCCATCCATGTTTCTTTTGATCTGAGGAAACAGAAAAATGGGTTttcattcaccacaaaaacacacaatacatGAACAGAAACAAGTTTGTTGTTTCAACAATCCTTGAAAATATAGCAAAAATCTAGGTTTAGGTGGTTGGCATGTCCCTACTAGCCAAACGCTGTATCTGTAATCTTGCTGTATTCTACGCAAATATTTCATTATGTTATTGTTTTACCATTGTCTGATTCTTTATTGGGCTTTTTAAAAGCACGAATGTGTACACAACACAGTTTAGGATGGTTGCTCTGTGAAGGTTTTGGGTCTCTGTGTGCATTCTTATGGTGCCATTAGCATGATACTCTACAGTCATTAGTCACATGGTATTTATCACTCAGCTGATTGGTTTAAAACATTGCATACATCCAGTCAAGCAACTGTTATTGACATGGCAACGTTAATGTATAGCTTTCTTCACTTATTATATATAACCCTCTGGCATAAATCATTTAAGCTTTCTAGTAAACAATGCAGAAATTCCTGAGAATTTCAAGACAAGGTTAGAGGAATGCATCATCAATCTGACTGACTTTTTTTGTCCAGTGTGTTCATATGTATATCCACACTCTTAAACTCAAAGATCAActcaaatgtattataatttctGCCATTTTCAAGTCAGCTTGTGTGCATCTCTAAATACTCAGGCTTGTTGCTACCTTACACTGAAGAAGGAACCCCcatacaaactctctctctcttttttctgccATCCATAAATTAGGAAATACTCCATCTGAATTTAGAGCCTACAGCTGCTCTGCTGTTATGGAGTTTTCAGATTAAGGTCAGCGCAGAGTTCGGCACAATTCATCCAGCATGCTTCTTACATACAGTATAATGTACTGGAGAACAGAACACCATTACAAAACATTACTATAAAATAGAAGCTGTTTAGCGATTATATTATGTTTTAGATCAAAAGCATAAACAACACAGGCATTACGGAAAGCTTGCAACCCAGCACTGTTTACCATTGTAACATGCGATTACAGATTCACTTTACCAGAATGTGATTCTTTGATGGAGTGTCATTAAATCCACTGTTATCGTCCTCTCTCAATGCCTCGTTCAGTTCTTAGAGGTGTTTTATTCTAGCCGTGGATCCTGCTCAACAAAGCGTTGCCCATAACCGCATGTCCTCAGCTGAAATAAACTGGAGATCACGTCATTCAATATGCTGCAAATGAGAACGACACAACAGCCAGCCAGAGATGTCAAGCGCTTTACGCGTTTGACAAGAAGACAAATTACGCAACTGCCTCGTTTCAATGCCTCAAAACGGGGCGGGGCTTTGTCACCATACatttaatagttcacccaaacaggTTTTCAGGAtctgcaaagaaaataaaaagaaatgaatgaataaattaataaataaataatagtaataaattttttttggaatgcactgtaataaaaaaaacaaaaaaaaaaacaaagctattaaaaatatttgtactcATAAAACCACAGATGTAACCTGAAGTTTAGCAAAACTGGCCTCTACAGCAACAGTGAAAAAGAGTTTCCAACATACAGacacaaaacactaaaataatataaCTGCCACTTAAATAAGGCAGTACcatgaactaaaatgaaaatagaattCAACACTCCAGTTCAGATAAACGTAAGGATCTAGAGGAATATCAGGATATTTTTGGCCTGAAAGCTGGTATAccgtgaaaataaataaataaataaataaatgttaataaaaccttattataataataaaaactatttatactaattaaaaaaagtgtaggctaataaaaaaacgatctatctatctatctatctatctatctatctatctatctatctatctatctatctatctatctatctatctatctatctatctatccatccatccatccatccatccatccatccatccatccatccatccatccatccatccatccatccatccatctatctatctatctatctatctatctatctatctatctatctatctattatttttttttgtaatttcaaatAAAGTGAGACTAAATATCTGAAATTGCTTaccaaaatgtttgttaaattaatgGCCTTATCATCTTAACGTTATAAATTATAATGCTGTTTCAACTAACAACGCTTGAAGGTATTCAGTCAAGGTAAGCCAAACAACTAAAACTATTCTGCTGTGTTTGACTGATGAGATCCTTAATTCATGTAAATACAGTATGGAATTCAATGGAATGGGTTAATTCCCATTTATtcccctctccctctctttctctttctctctctcccttgggCCATATGTGCTGGTATGCAAAACTGCTTGACTGCACTGCAGCTGCCTGTGTGGATTGCGTGTTCTATGCCAACATGCTAGGAGAAGTGTTGAAGTAGGCAAAGTTGCTGCCAGGGACAAATATCAGgaatgttttgattaaaatagCACACGATCATAAACGATCACTTGGAATACCTTAGTAGGctgatttgtgatttttttttatatcacttaTGGAAAATGTAGTTAATAAAACCTATTATGCTGTAAAAAAatgtccaaaataaataaataaaaaatttacagtTACAGGAATTTAAACAGGCTTGTTTGCCTGGCTGAATGATTGTGGCAGGATAATTTCATGCTCTAGTTAAATATGTAGAAAACCCCAATTCTATGCATCAAAAATGTTGCTGATTAGTAAATATGTGCGTGAAAGTTTCATTTTATTATGAAAGGAAAACAATATTCCAATAAGTGAAACATACAGTAGGCCTACAGTATGTGTTAGCATGACAAATGAATTGTGATGTCGAAATAAAGGTCGTTCCCATCATTCATATGTG
This window contains:
- the LOC132095300 gene encoding Krueppel-like factor 5; protein product: MDGWVPPQFHTLSDHKKFCQDSSLTMDQGTPYSINMNVFLPDVTYLRTGMCRPVRSSAPQIKTEPMHSSFNYSSCHSSVAPAITHPEYTNLYSPATEMGSNVYVKHETPSHEFPDVPLFQLLNSELEPNGGHPCTDSHNATCPPMPTYNGIHTHPGQIAERPHCNMSNSGYSLPTQFGQYLQKRAAYLPPSPPNSEPGSPDRRKELIQNLSPPPSYAASMASKMAGLTPGPALSGQTQAAPAQYNRRNNPDLDKRRIHHCDVQGCKKVYTKSSHLKAHLRTHTGEKPYKCSWEGCDWRFARSDELTRHFRKHTGAKPFQCAVCSRCFSRSDHLALHMKRHQN